One part of the Ursus arctos isolate Adak ecotype North America unplaced genomic scaffold, UrsArc2.0 scaffold_14, whole genome shotgun sequence genome encodes these proteins:
- the LOC125283808 gene encoding olfactory receptor 7A10-like: protein MGAGNDTHISGFLLLGLSNDEELQPLIFAVFLSMYLITVFGNLLIILAVSSDSHLHTPMYFLLANLSFVDICFTSTTIPKMLVNIQTHSKVITYTGCISQICFSVLFAGWDYFLLALMAYDRFVAICHPLHYRVIMNPQLCGLLILVSWIMSALNSLLQSLMVLQLSFCTDLEIPHFFCELNQMIQLACSDTFLNDTVLYVSIVLLAGGFLVGIFYSYSKIISSIRRISSAQGKYKAFSTCASHLSVVSLFYCTVLGVYLISASTQSSHASAVASVMYTVVTPMLNPFIYSLRNRDIKGALIRFFKRATINGTIVLVVKKRP from the coding sequence ATGGGAGCAGGCAATGATACCCACATTTCAggatttcttcttctgggattatcAAATGATGaagaactgcagcccctcatatttgcggttttcctctccatgtacctgataaCAGTGTTTGGAAACCTActcatcatcctggccgtcagctctgactcccacctccatacccccatgtacttcctcctggccaacctgtcctttgttgacatctgtttcacctctaccaccatccccaagatgctggtgAATATACAGACACACAGCAAAGTTATAACCTACACAGGATGCATCAGCCAGATCTGTTTTTCAGTACTCTTTGCAGGCTGGGATTACTTTCTCCTGGCTttgatggcctatgaccggttcgtggccatctgccaccccctgcactacagggtcatcatgaacccccagctctgtggactgctgattctggtgtcctggatcatgaGTGCCCTGAATTCCTTATTACAAAGCTTAATGGTATTGCAGTTGTCCTTCTGTACAGACTtggaaatcccccactttttctgtgaactcaatcaaatgatccaacttgcctgttctgatACCTTTCTTAATGACACAGTGCTATATGTTTCAATTGTGTTGCTGGCTGGTGGTTTCCTTGTCGGGATCttttactcttactctaagattATTTCCTCCATACGTAGaatctcatcagctcagggcaaatataaagcattttccacctgtgcatctcacctctcagttgtctccttattttattgtaccgTCCTCGGTGTGTATCTTATCTCTGCTtctacccagagctcccacgcaagtgcagtggcctcagtGATGTACACAGTGGTCActcccatgctgaaccccttcatctacagcctgagaaaCAGAGACATAAAGGGTGCTCTAATAAGATTTTTCAAGAGGGCAACTATAAATGGGACAATTGTCCTGGTAGTGAAAAAGCGCCCTTGA